From Salinirubellus salinus, the proteins below share one genomic window:
- a CDS encoding NADH-quinone oxidoreductase subunit D translates to MVEEQVGEQPLDSEHHRNAEALVVRPDAVQAVLSTLKEAAGFDHCACVTAQEYGDRFESIYHLRTYDDPTRELSVVVPTAKRDPVSESAAPVFPTAAWHEREAYDLVGIEYDDHPDLRRILLPETWQGHPLSLDYDSEQPQVVTLREHENPLAADQRAGEHGDTMLLNIGPNHPATHGVLHLQTVLDGEQVADVEPDLGYIHRCEEQMCQQSTYRHQIMPYPDRWDWSGAGILNEWAYARAAEDLVDIEVPAYAQVLRTMSAELSRMLAHYLAVGTYALDVVGEFTAAFMYAMQDRERVQTILEDLTGQRLMFNYFRLGGVAFDLPEPREAFFETVRNYLDGVPERLDEYHSLLTGNEVFQIRTVDTGVLDPEVAKAYGCTGPVARGSGVDYDLRRDDPYGYYDELDWTVATAADGDNFARVLVRLEELQQSARIVEQCLEALEEWPADERTVQANVPRTLKPDPDTEIYRAVEAAKGELGIYIRADGTDTPARFKIRSPCFSNLQALPSMAEGEFVPDLIATLGSLDPIMGEVDR, encoded by the coding sequence CTGGTCGAGGAGCAGGTCGGCGAGCAGCCCCTCGACAGCGAGCACCACCGGAACGCCGAGGCGCTCGTCGTCCGCCCCGACGCGGTCCAGGCGGTCCTCTCGACGTTGAAGGAGGCCGCCGGCTTCGACCACTGCGCCTGTGTGACCGCACAGGAGTACGGGGACCGCTTCGAGTCTATCTACCACCTCAGGACGTACGACGACCCGACGCGGGAACTGTCGGTGGTCGTCCCGACGGCGAAGCGCGACCCGGTCAGCGAGTCCGCGGCGCCGGTGTTCCCCACGGCCGCGTGGCACGAGCGCGAGGCCTACGACCTCGTCGGTATCGAGTACGACGACCACCCGGACCTCCGGCGTATCCTGCTCCCGGAGACGTGGCAGGGCCACCCGCTCTCGCTCGACTACGACTCCGAGCAGCCACAGGTGGTCACGCTGCGCGAGCACGAGAACCCACTGGCGGCGGACCAGCGCGCGGGCGAGCACGGTGACACGATGCTCCTCAACATCGGGCCGAACCACCCCGCGACCCACGGCGTGCTCCACCTGCAGACGGTGCTGGACGGTGAACAGGTCGCGGACGTGGAACCGGACCTCGGTTACATCCACCGGTGCGAGGAGCAGATGTGCCAGCAGTCCACCTACCGCCACCAGATCATGCCGTACCCGGACCGCTGGGACTGGAGCGGGGCCGGTATCCTCAACGAGTGGGCGTACGCCCGCGCTGCCGAGGACCTCGTCGACATCGAGGTGCCGGCGTACGCGCAGGTCCTCAGGACGATGTCAGCAGAACTCTCCCGGATGCTGGCGCACTACCTCGCGGTCGGGACCTACGCGCTCGACGTCGTGGGCGAGTTCACCGCCGCCTTCATGTACGCGATGCAGGACCGGGAACGCGTCCAGACCATCCTCGAGGATCTCACCGGGCAGCGACTGATGTTCAACTACTTCCGCCTCGGCGGGGTCGCCTTCGACCTCCCCGAACCGCGCGAGGCGTTCTTCGAGACGGTCCGGAACTACCTCGACGGCGTCCCCGAGCGATTGGACGAGTACCACTCGCTGCTGACGGGGAACGAGGTGTTCCAGATACGGACCGTCGACACCGGCGTCCTCGACCCCGAGGTGGCGAAGGCGTACGGCTGTACCGGGCCGGTCGCCCGTGGCTCGGGCGTCGACTACGACCTCCGCCGGGACGACCCCTACGGCTACTACGACGAACTCGACTGGACCGTGGCGACGGCGGCCGACGGCGACAACTTCGCCAGGGTCCTCGTCCGCCTCGAGGAACTCCAGCAGTCCGCTCGCATCGTCGAGCAGTGTCTCGAGGCGCTCGAGGAGTGGCCCGCGGACGAGCGCACCGTCCAGGCGAACGTCCCCCGCACGCTGAAACCCGACCCGGACACCGAGATCTACCGGGCAGTCGAGGCCGCGAAGGGCGAACTCGGTATCTACATCCGTGCCGACGGGACCGACACGCCAGCACGGTTCAAGATCCGGTCGCCGTGTTTCTCGAACCTGCAGGCGCTCCCGTCGATGGCCGAGGGGGAGTTCGTCCCGGACCTCATCGCCACGCTCGGCAGTCTCGACCCCATCATGGGCGAGGTGGACCGATGA
- a CDS encoding helix-turn-helix domain-containing protein: MKYLRLAVREPPESRNPMHTFVMERDEVTLTQLWNWSTTDEAVDVVLFRVVGDRGVYTAALEEVPFVTAYETVRLDEESFYAYVEHETRDADRGFREPFVDRRVLTLPPIEFASDGETRMEVVGRQTDVQAVVDGFPAEFEVRVDRIGSYEHGLDGGALLTGRQREAVAVALELGYYEVPRSASVDAVAAELGCAASTAADHLRKAQARLARQAVGTER; the protein is encoded by the coding sequence GTGAAGTACCTCCGACTCGCCGTCCGGGAGCCCCCCGAGTCACGCAATCCGATGCACACGTTCGTGATGGAGCGCGACGAGGTGACGCTGACACAGCTCTGGAACTGGAGTACGACTGACGAGGCCGTGGACGTGGTGCTGTTCCGCGTCGTCGGTGACCGCGGGGTCTACACGGCCGCGCTGGAGGAGGTACCGTTCGTCACGGCCTACGAGACGGTCCGACTGGACGAGGAGAGCTTCTACGCCTACGTCGAACACGAGACCCGTGACGCCGACCGGGGGTTCAGGGAACCGTTCGTCGACCGGCGAGTCCTGACACTCCCGCCCATCGAGTTCGCCAGCGACGGCGAGACGAGGATGGAGGTGGTCGGCCGGCAGACGGACGTCCAGGCGGTGGTCGACGGCTTCCCCGCCGAGTTCGAGGTGCGTGTCGACCGGATCGGAAGCTACGAACACGGTCTCGACGGTGGGGCCCTGCTGACCGGGCGACAGCGCGAGGCCGTCGCCGTCGCGCTCGAACTGGGCTACTACGAGGTTCCCCGGAGCGCCTCGGTGGATGCCGTCGCGGCGGAACTCGGGTGTGCGGCCAGCACCGCGGCCGACCACCTCCGGAAGGCACAGGCCAGACTCGCCCGGCAGGCGGTCGGGACGGAACGCTGA
- a CDS encoding ATPase: MQLLVAGGDRVDAGKTTFSVGLCRELDAPGYKPRAGNDYWFDHDDYRRAVDAGRLYGKDARRLTGAAPGEADPEAVNPVHRLWTPVPGPKQGLLGRTGREFLVDRVGPRGDETWVVNGTADLPNSLVESLPLEGAVTVDSVPAFNDVMAAHHVPAFEALADRIAAEDRAVVESYADIARPLDGYEPDAVAVVEPRQARIYDGARYANACEVASGSAREGTLEETTENVLAMIEPRARVELPALTGAQRKDPDAVADEYAPAYEALLATALE, encoded by the coding sequence ATGCAACTGCTGGTCGCCGGCGGAGACCGGGTGGACGCGGGCAAGACCACGTTCTCGGTGGGGCTGTGTCGCGAACTCGACGCGCCCGGCTACAAGCCGCGTGCGGGCAACGACTACTGGTTCGACCACGACGACTACCGGCGGGCCGTCGACGCCGGCCGGCTCTACGGGAAGGACGCCCGACGGCTGACCGGGGCGGCGCCGGGCGAGGCGGACCCCGAGGCCGTCAACCCCGTCCACCGGCTCTGGACGCCCGTCCCCGGCCCGAAGCAGGGGTTGCTCGGCCGGACCGGCCGGGAGTTCCTCGTCGACCGGGTCGGCCCGCGCGGCGACGAGACGTGGGTCGTCAACGGCACCGCCGACCTGCCGAACTCGCTGGTCGAGTCGCTCCCGCTCGAGGGGGCCGTCACCGTGGACTCGGTCCCCGCGTTCAACGACGTGATGGCCGCCCACCACGTGCCGGCGTTCGAGGCGCTGGCCGACCGCATCGCGGCCGAGGACCGCGCCGTCGTCGAGTCCTACGCCGACATCGCCCGGCCGCTCGACGGCTACGAACCGGACGCCGTCGCCGTCGTGGAACCGCGGCAGGCCCGTATCTACGACGGGGCGCGCTACGCGAACGCCTGCGAGGTGGCCAGTGGGTCGGCCCGCGAGGGGACCCTGGAGGAGACCACGGAGAACGTGCTGGCGATGATCGAGCCCCGCGCCCGGGTGGAACTACCCGCGCTGACGGGCGCCCAGCGGAAGGACCCGGACGCGGTGGCCGACGAGTACGCCCCCGCCTACGAGGCGTTGCTGGCGACGGCGCTGGAGTAG
- a CDS encoding DUF7562 family protein codes for MSPPPSAGDLGQADGESVTCIACGAEVARAEAREYDKHGDRWDRRGKRFEFLCKPCHRECCHQSREGLEETLVAAGAGETDRWSFLRRFDELIRDDPGSSDPHRHRRSP; via the coding sequence ATGAGTCCGCCGCCGTCAGCCGGGGACCTCGGACAGGCCGACGGGGAGTCGGTCACCTGCATCGCGTGCGGGGCGGAGGTCGCCCGGGCCGAGGCCAGGGAGTACGACAAGCACGGCGACCGCTGGGACCGGCGCGGCAAGCGCTTCGAGTTCCTCTGCAAGCCGTGTCACCGCGAGTGCTGTCACCAGTCACGCGAGGGGCTGGAGGAGACGCTCGTCGCGGCCGGGGCGGGCGAGACCGACCGCTGGTCGTTCCTCCGGCGGTTCGACGAACTCATCCGCGACGACCCCGGCTCGTCGGACCCACACAGACACCGGCGCTCCCCGTAG